GCCAATAAACCGAAAAGGACGTAGTACTTGGCGCGCTGCCAGCGGGAGAAGCGCTCCCCCGCCGGCGCGGGTCGCCGCCGGAAACGCCGGCCGAGCCATCCCACCGCGTTGTGGAGCGCGCCGAAGGGACAGACCCATCCACAGAAGACCCGCCCCAGAAGGACCGTGACCACCAGGGTGATCAGCGCCGGGAACGCGAAGGCGGCGAGCGATCGGGAGGAGAGAACGGTGGCGATCTGGACGAGAGGGTCCAGGTCGAAAAAGAACCGCAGGCGACCCGGCGCCGGAGCGCCTTCGGACGCGCGCGTTCCCAGAAGAAGCCACGCGAAGAGGACGAAGAACGCCGCCTGGACGATCCTTCGGATCCAAATGATCTTTCGGGCGCGGGCGCGGGCGCTCACGAGACCCCGATCTCCTCCAGCACGGAAGCCCTCCAGTCGATATCGCCCAGGCCGGCACGGAAGCCCGCCTGCACCGTCAGGAGACGGTCCGGGCGATGGCCGAGCAGTTCGGCGCCGAAGGCGTCGAGGGCGACGACATCCACGCCGGCGGCGACGGTGTCCGTCCTTTTCACGTCCTTCGGGTTGCCGCCGGTCGGCCCGTTATTGGTCAGGATACGCACCGCGTCGAGCACGCAGAGGCGGGGCTTCATGAAGGCGGTGATATCGGTGAGGCAGGCGGGCAGGTCCTGATGCCAGGCGTTCCGCCGCCCCCCGACGATCCCCATGTAGTTTTTCATGCAGAGCGTGGCCTGCGAGAGGCCGTGATGCTTGGCGATGGGGACGTTGATCACCAGGTCCGCCTCGAGAATCTCGGGGTAGACCGGCCACTTCTCGAGACGATCTCCGCCGATCTTCACCTCGCGGAAACGGTCCTCGTCGAGGAAGACCGTCTCCGCGCCGGCCGCCCGCGCCGCCCCCTCGATCCCGCTGTTCCGGTACGCCTCCGCCGCCGGGTGGCAGGGATTGTCCCCTACCTTCACCTTCTTGGCGCCCGCGTCCAGGCAGAGCCGCGCCAGCGATCCCACCACCGCCGGGTTGGTGGTCGCCGCCAGCTCGGGCGCGCGATTCCAGCCGATGTTCGGCTTGATCCAGACCACGTCTCCGCGGGAGACGAAACGCTTCATCCCGCCGAGGGCGTCGATCGCCCTCTCGGTGAGACGGGCCGCCATCGCCTCCGTCTCCTCGTCGGGGACGGGATCGCCCGCCCATCGGGCCACGCAGAGATCGAGCGGCCCGGGGTGGACGGCCTTCTTCGCCGCCTCCTCGGCCCAGAGCGCCACCGGGGAGAGGGCCATCGCGCCCCCGACCGCCGCTGCGCGCCTCAGAAAATCCCGCCGGGTGAGATCGTTCATTGCAAAATCCTCCGCTCCTGGGGATGGGTGGCGCGGTCCCGGCCGGGGGGAGCCGGCCCTTCCTTTCCATCCTACCAAAAAGGACGAGGACGCGGGAGATCGGTCGCAAAGGAAAAAGAGCGCGGGCGGAACGCGCGGGGCGCCGAGCCGCGGGCAGGAGGAGCGCCGCTTGAGCGGGCGGCGCCGACATGATACCTTCGCTCGGTCCGGGAGCCGCGAACGCGGAGGAGAAGCCGCGCGCCGGCCCCGCGCCGATCGAGAGGCCGCCGTCGATGACCGCATTCTCCCTTCTTCTGAAACCCGCCTCGGCGGATTGCGACC
This window of the Candidatus Eisenbacteria bacterium genome carries:
- a CDS encoding DUF362 domain-containing protein — encoded protein: MNDLTRRDFLRRAAAVGGAMALSPVALWAEEAAKKAVHPGPLDLCVARWAGDPVPDEETEAMAARLTERAIDALGGMKRFVSRGDVVWIKPNIGWNRAPELAATTNPAVVGSLARLCLDAGAKKVKVGDNPCHPAAEAYRNSGIEGAARAAGAETVFLDEDRFREVKIGGDRLEKWPVYPEILEADLVINVPIAKHHGLSQATLCMKNYMGIVGGRRNAWHQDLPACLTDITAFMKPRLCVLDAVRILTNNGPTGGNPKDVKRTDTVAAGVDVVALDAFGAELLGHRPDRLLTVQAGFRAGLGDIDWRASVLEEIGVS